CTGACCGCTGTGACCAAGCACCCCTACCCTGCAGCCACTGCCCATTTCAACTTCTGCCGGACCCTCCTGGATCACACGGTGTCGGCCGAGAAcatcccctgccccctgcctcggACACCGGGTACCAGCCTCACGTGGCATGACTCCCGAAGCCAGAGGGCAGCTGGCGGCCGGCCGGTCAAGCTCCTGCAGCAGCCTGGCACCGAGGCCCCCCAGGTACCCACCCACCGACTATACCCACCTCAGCACCTGCCCTGCTTGCCACCTCTCTCCACCAgccacccctctccccacaggGCCGGCTGTACTCTGACCACTATGGCCTATACCACACGAGTCCGTCGCTGGGTGGCCTGACGAGGCCCGTGGTCCTGTGGAGTCAGCAGGACGTCTGCAAGTGGCTCAAGAAACACTGTCCCCACAACTACCTCATCTATGTGGAGGCCTTCTCTCAGCACGCCATCACTGGTGCCTGGGGGGTGGGAGCTGGGGTGTGGCAGGGGCGTGGggctcctcccccatcccctctTTCTCGGTTTCCTCTTCTTCTGGGTCATCATCTCTCCCAGTTCCTCTGTTTCTGCTGTCACCTGGCTTTGCTCTGCTCAGTCTCCATTCATCCTTACCCGCCCTtcacctctctccctctcttgccttgtctctgagtctctgtctgagtctctgtctctgcccaccccacttatgttttcctctgtctctgcctTTGCTCTTGAAGCCCCTTGGATGGTGACCTGGGCTccacccctctcctctcccctccctcacaGGCCGGGCGCTGCTGCGGCTGAATGCAGAGAAGCTGCAGCGGATGGGGCTGGCACAGGAGGCGCAGCGGCAGGAGgtgctgcagcagctgctgcacCTGCAGGTGCGCGAGGAGGGGCGGAGCCTGCAGCTGCTCAGCCAAGGTCAGTGGGAGGAGCCAAGAGAGCAGACCTGCTCAgacaggcctgggggtgggggactgggCCTGGAGGAGCCCTGGCGTGCAGGGTGGGCACACTGACCTCAGGAGGGTGGCCCGGGACCTCAGTAAGGGCCACCTGCACCCAGGCAGAGGGGACAATGCCAGAGGCCCCCGACTCTCCTTACCCCCATCCACCTCTTAGCTTCCTTCGGAAACATGTCCTAGCTGCTGCCTAGGCTTGAAATCCGGACCCCAGCACTGTGACCGGAGCCTCAGTGAGGAAGAAGCAGAGCTGGCCTCGCAGCCCCTCAGACCCTGCGTGGCCAAGCCTAGCCCAGTGGACAGGTGGGACCAGCATCACCACCGCCAACCATCTCTGGTTGTGCACTCCCGGCTTGCCTGGGAGTGGGGTGAGCGGGTAGGCAGGGGCTGCCTACCAGGTGGGGTCCTTCCTACCAGGACCTGAGCCCAGGCCCACCCCCTGGTGCTGCTGGCAGCATGCAGGGCAGCCACCTGGAGCCAGAGCAGATTTTGACATCCCCCCAGACTCCCAGGGAGCCTGTTTATTTATATTCCCTTCACCCGCGTTGATGTCCGCCCGCGTTGATGTCCGTCCTCCACTGCCTGCTGAGTCATGCGTCTTCTAGGCACCCTGCTCTCTCCCAGGGCCAGAGGTTTGCCCCTTGCCCCATTCACACCCTTCCCCAGCCCTGAGAGGACTGCCCTCACAGGTGGGATGAACTGCCAAGGCTCCCTTTGGTGTGTGCCCCTCCCCTGTTCCCACCCAGAGAGTGGTCATCAGCACAGGTCCAGCCAGGCACCATGTCAAGTGCTCTCACTCATTTCTGAAACCCTTACTATGTTCCATCTACTCATGGGGACTGGGACTCACACCCAAGACCTGACAGACACAAGGAGGACCACACCCAGCACCAATACCAGGCTCAGCTATGTCCTGGCCTTAGGTTGCGGAATGGCTCTCTCCTCCCAGGGTCATAGAGACTGCCTTCCAGGCTTAATCATGGGTGGGCATTCCAGGAAACCTGGATCCACACGAGAGCTGTCTTGACAGTAGCACCGCCTGCCCACCCAGGGGAGACCCAGCCAATGTGCAACCATGAATGGAGACCCATGCAACCATTCAGTGGGTCAGAGGGCCCCAGATTTGGGACTGGTGCAGCCGAGCAGAGGGAGAGCTAGGGTGGTCCCAACAGCCCCcacctcttgttcctctgcccaCTCACTCCCCTAGGGGACTCTTAAAACCTCGGGTCAGTTGGTGCTGAGCCATGAGCCCCCAAGCTGTGCCCTGAGCTGGCCTCAGGATGGGAAGTTGGTTGTTGCAGGTCTCACATGGAATGTGAACAACTGGCCTGGTGCCTCCCACCCTGTGCACCCATCATGGAAAGCCCCTCGTCCTTCCCAGCTCCCCTGAATATCCCTAGCCATCTCTTGCCATCATGACATGACCCTTTCCAGGGATCCTTCCTCTTTCCCCTAGTGCCTCCTTGTCTTGCCCCCTCAACCTCACTGTGCTCCTGTCTCGTCTTTGTTGTTTTGCGTTTTTCTATTCTGacaaaagaatcagaaataaaCTTGGTTCTCAAGTGCCTGGAGTGTGGTGTCTGACTGAGACTATCCAGGCATGTGGGGGTACTGCTCAGAGCCTTGGTAGGGGGCACAAGCCTgggcctgggaggagggggtgcCCTGAGCACCTGCCTCCAGCTGGGGCCACTAGGGGGCAGTGGTGTCCCACCCTGGCTGAGCACCTGTTTACCCCAAGACCCTGTCTGCCTTGACTGCCAGGTGGGCTGCACCCAGATGCAGACACAGGTGTGTTAGGTTCCTAGAGCTGCCTTAACAAATGACCACAACGAGGAGGCTTAACACAACAGAAATGAGCTTTCTCATTGCACTACAGGCCACAAGTCTGAAATCCTTGGGCAGCACTCCTTCCAGGACTCAGGAAAGAACACCTCCTTGTCTCTCTCAGCTTCTAGGGGCTGCCCCAGGGGATCCCTGGGCTCATGGACACACCATTCCATCCTGAATTCTGGGGTCCCATCACCTCTATGTCAAATCTCCCTCCTACAGGGACACTTGTCTTGAGAGGTAGGGCCCACCTGGATGAGCCAGGATCATCTtgtcatctcaagatccttaacttaatcacgtCTGCAAAACCCTCATTCTAGATAAGGTCCCACTCATGGCTTCCAGCGACCTCAAATGACTGTCTTTTGGGGGTTCCCATTTAGCCCCTCACACAAGGTAATGCCCTGACATAAGAAACACACGGGTCACAGTACATGCCCCCATATGTACCCACACAGCAAccagacacacacaaatactaACAGAAAGGCCCCTGAAGCCTGGACACATAGGCACCAACACAGAGACACATAGATACCTGAGTCCAGATGTACAACACAGTGACACACAGGGTCCCAGCATCCTGTGACCTCCTAACACACAGAAAACACCAGGCACAGTGCACcccacacacacaatacacacgaCATCACATGTTACCCTGTGGCCTGGACACACATTCACTGAGACCTGGCCAACCATTTGGGTCCTAACATGCGACAGGCATTTTTCCCACCTAGCAGGGGACACAGACACACCCTGACAACCTGATGGCTTGACACATGTGGTCACGCAGACACACACCTTACACAGAGGTGTTGACATACCACACACGCAGACTTACACGGGGAAAGCTATAGCCTTGGACGCACCTCAGGGCATACACAGTGACTACCTCCCAAAATCCTGCAGGTCATGACCCTGGGGTGGGCACAGTGAACTAAAGAGGGATCACCCAGGCCTCTCTGGCTCTGATTTCCAAGGGAAGGACTGACTGACCCCCCCAACAGAGAGCTCCGCCCTGTCTCTGCCCCAGAGTGGACATGGCTTGAGAGAAGCAGCTCCAAAGGGTCCCTGGGAGAACAGGATGCACATCTGCCCATGAGCTTTGTGCCCTGCCCACAAGTGCAGCCGCACCTGCTCCAGTGTGGACACGCAGAGGAGGTGGAAAGGGCCTCAGGGAAAAGGGAGCTCCTTGTGCCTCCGGTTCCAAACGATTCCTCTACTCCACTTCATTCATTCCAAGTCGTGGTGAGGTGGGTGCCCTGTCACATCCAGATCCGATACCAGCAGCTCCAGTTCTGGGGCACAGAGGAGCAAGGCACTGGTGGCTGGTCTAGGACCACCCCCCAAATTAGTAATAGGATGATCAGCAACCCTAAGAAAGCCCACAGGCCTCAAACTGCTCCAGCACTGCCAGGAGCCAGGCCATTTCCCGAGGGTGGCCACAGGCAGACGTGGTTACAGGGCTGATTGGAAAAGAGGCTGGATCCTGCTTGGCAGGCTCAAAGCCCCCGGGGCCAGGAGTTCAAGGTCCCAGAAGAGCCCGGCCTTCATGGCCACACCTTCCCTGGGCCAGGTCGTAGAGATGCCTAATCGCTTCCATCCGTGCGCGCTGGGTTTGAGACAGCACCCAGCGCCCCACCGTGCCTCAGTTTACCCCAGTGTCTGAAAACCTACTCCAGCCGGACGGAGGCGTCACTGGCCACTTTGCCCTGGAGGCCCAGCCCACGCAGGGGACCGACAGGCAGCGGGGCTAGGGAATGGCCGAACAGGCCCCCTCCCCCGATCCGTCTCTCCCGTCGCGGAATAGCAGCAGGAATACCGCGAGAGttcgccccctccccccaacagtAAAACTGTCAAAGGTGGGAGGGGCGGGAGCGCGCATGTGCGCAGCGCGGCGCGCAGCCTGCGCCGCCTGGACCCTGCGCCCCTCGCCCCgcgccccggcccggcccggcccggccccggccTGCGCCCGGCCCCGGCCTGCTGGGCGCCGCAGGTAAGCGCCCCGCCGCGCCCTCGGCCGCGCCCCCGGGCGGCCCCCGCGCTGGCCGCGCCCCCGACCCTGACCCCGCGCTCAAATCGGGGGGGCCGGGCTCCGagcccccgcccgccgcccccgccgcgccCCGACCCCCGCGCCTCTCCCCGCGCCCGGCGTTGGCGCCGcgtccctgcctcctccttctccagaaAAAGTCGCCATTTTGGTTCACTGCCTTTGGgccgcccccccctccccaggctcgCGGGATCGGCCCTTCCGGGGCCAGGCAGGGCCCGCACCGGCCGCAGGTGACAGGTGGGTGGCGAGGCCAGCCTCCAGGTGTGCGTCCCCTGGACGGCCTCATCCGCGCGCCCGGGCCTAGGCCGGGGTCCCGGGCTGAGCGGCCTGGACCGCGGTCCCGCCTCCAGCGTCGCCTGCGGTCAGCGCGTGGCACTCCTTTCCACCCCAGTGAGGGTCCCACCTCTGCGACCCTGCTGGCTCCTCAGGGAGGGTAGAAGCCCGTTCTCCTCCTGGAGCGCTAGTCACAGGCCTTGGATGGAAGGAGGGTCTCTGCCTCCTAGGCCAGCTCTGGCCCCCGACCACCCAACTCTGAATTCTTCACCCAGGCTGGAGGAGGACTGGAAAGGCCGGGCTCAGCAGGTACCCACACCACTGGCTGCTGGGGTCATCGTGGGGTTGGGGTGACTGCTATTGGGTTGTCTCCTTGGAAACATCAGTGTGAGCACTTCCCAGAGAAGTTTGTTTAGAGCCCTCTGGACCCTTACCCGCCTCCCTCACGCCCTGGATACAGGCCACCCTGTGGCCATGGATAGTGACTGCCCTGATCTCTGACCTCAGCCTGCCTAGAGGGCCTCTGGACCTCCTAGGCACAGCAgatccttctgttttcttctgacaGAAGTTAGTGAGGggacattcctggtggtccagtggttaagacttcacacttccaaCTCTGGGGACTCAGGgtccatccttggttggggaactaagatctcacatgccatgaggcatgacctgaaaaaaacaaaaagaaagaagttagtTAGAAATATCAGGGGAGGCATCACCTGCCCACACAGCCCTACCATCTTCTGTGGCCTTGAGAGTCCCTGTGGGAGGACCCACTGGGCTGGACTCAGAGTTGCCCCAGCCTTCAGAGTCTGTGGTCTCTGGAGTGGGGCTGGTGGGCCTGTAGGTTGGAGACAGAGCATTTCTTGAGGGTGGATTCAAGGAGGCCAGTCAGGTGAGGAGTGGTGGAGGGGTCCAGCATGAGGTGTCCATCTGGTTGGAGGGGCTGCGGCTGGAAACGAGGTGGAGCAGAGCCTCTGGGAGGGCAGCTCTGCTGGCACAGGGACTGGAGAAGGTATGTGTGCAGCTAGGGAGGGCGGGGGCCCTTAGCGCCCACCTTGGCTGTTTAGACCTTGTCCTAGGGAGAAGAATGCAAGGGTGTAGGCTCAGGTCCCAAGCATGGCCTTGGGTCTGGGCGGGGCTGTGGGGGAAGGTGTTCCTAGGTGCCAGGCCAGCACAGCTGTGACCCGCAGCCACACTGGTGTCGTAACTGGCCCCCGAGGGGTGTCCTTGGCCTCCCTTCCCTGGGGTTCTCTGGGGTGGTGTGTCTGGAGACAGGGAGCCCCCTGGAGCAGGTGAGGGTCTCAGGACAGGGCGAGATTGTTCCAAGCTGATGGTGTCTCCTGGCCATCCAGGGAAACTTTGGCTGGGCAGCCCCTCCCCTAAACCAGAACTAATCCGCCCCCCCAACCTTTCCCTTGTGACTAAAAGCACAGGCCAGCAGGCTCCCCCTCCTCAGGCTAGAGCAAGGGCCTGTCTGGGGGTGGGATCAAGGGCAGCCCATTTTCAGGTCCTAAGTGGACCCGGCGGGTCTGTCCACTTGCTCTGCAGAGATGACCGATCCCTTTTGTGTTGGAGGAGGCCGCCGGGTCCCAGGATCCAGCAGGAGCGGGCCTGGGAAGGATGGCAGCCGGAACGAGGTCCGACTTCCTGTGCTCCATGAGCCCCCAAAGCTGGGTAAGAGGAGGCGGCCAGTGGTCCTGGGCAGCCAGTGCTGGGTGTAGGCCTCCCTGGATGTCAGGCTCCTGGGTGCCCAGCCTGGCCTCCTGAGAGGcttcctggggagggggcagctgggTCCCAGGGTTCCTGACCAAAGCGGACCACAGCCTCCTGTCTCCCTGTCTCCGtgagtgcaggggacatgaggcTCATTCCAGGCAGGACCAGCCCCCCGGCTGGCGGACGAGGCTGCGGGGAATGCGTTTTCTGAGCCTTGATGTGTCGTGTGCTGCAGGGCTGCCAGTGGTCCGGGCTGGGCAGACGGTGCCCAGCCAGGCCGCACTCTGCTTTGACCTGGAAAGTCCAGCTGGCGACAGGacggaagggaagaaaaaggggCGTCCAAAAGCCGAGAATCAGGCACTCCGAGACATTCctgtgagctccctgagggcTGGGTGGGCTCTTGCGAGGTGTGCCTGGAAGCCCACTGCCTTGCCGGGCTTGCCTGCTGTGGGTCTAGCACTGAGCCATCTGCCCGCATCTGCCTGCTG
This genomic interval from Cervus canadensis isolate Bull #8, Minnesota chromosome 10, ASM1932006v1, whole genome shotgun sequence contains the following:
- the SAMD10 gene encoding sterile alpha motif domain-containing protein 10 isoform X3, producing MFTELRTKPSPPRGRAGAVRAGFGERRDVDATAHFNFCRTLLDHTVSAENIPCPLPRTPGTSLTWHDSRSQRAAGGRPVKLLQQPGTEAPQGRLYSDHYGLYHTSPSLGGLTRPVVLWSQQDVCKWLKKHCPHNYLIYVEAFSQHAITGRALLRLNAEKLQRMGLAQEAQRQEVLQQLLHLQVREEGRSLQLLSQAAA
- the SAMD10 gene encoding sterile alpha motif domain-containing protein 10 isoform X2; amino-acid sequence: MFTELRTKPSPPRGRAGAVRAGFGERRDVDATAHFNFCRTLLDHTVSAENIPCPLPRTPGTSLTWHDSRSQRAAGGRPVKLLQQPGTEAPQGRLYSDHYGLYHTSPSLGGLTRPVVLWSQQDVCKWLKKHCPHNYLIYVEAFSQHAITGRALLRLNAEKLQRMGLAQEAQRQEVLQQLLHLQVREEGRSLQLLSQASFGNMS
- the SAMD10 gene encoding sterile alpha motif domain-containing protein 10 isoform X4, with protein sequence MNKGMATAHFNFCRTLLDHTVSAENIPCPLPRTPGTSLTWHDSRSQRAAGGRPVKLLQQPGTEAPQGRLYSDHYGLYHTSPSLGGLTRPVVLWSQQDVCKWLKKHCPHNYLIYVEAFSQHAITGAWGVGAGVWQGRGAPPPSPLSRFPLLLGHHLSQFLCFCCHLALLCSVSIHPYPPFTSLPLLPCL
- the SAMD10 gene encoding sterile alpha motif domain-containing protein 10 isoform X1, which produces MFTELRTKPSPPRGRAGAVRAGFGERRDVDATAHFNFCRTLLDHTVSAENIPCPLPRTPGTSLTWHDSRSQRAAGGRPVKLLQQPGTEAPQGRLYSDHYGLYHTSPSLGGLTRPVVLWSQQDVCKWLKKHCPHNYLIYVEAFSQHAITGAWGVGAGVWQGRGAPPPSPLSRFPLLLGHHLSQFLCFCCHLALLCSVSIHPYPPFTSLPLLPCL